In Acidobacteriota bacterium, a single genomic region encodes these proteins:
- a CDS encoding patatin-like phospholipase family protein gives MSDRRPSAAQLLGLVLATCGLCALAAESIASEFPTEICAAAELSGSRTPERERLKLGANYGVAFSGGGSRSAAATIGQLRGLHRAGLLPSIDYFSAVSGGAWAAVPYTYYQGGEPGIETFVGLDLYRPPELLSDEDLESLPEGSFVKALGGVGFFVTRAPSALIRGKGNEIWSDIVGKELLAPFGLYDRRYLFAWDKPVGDFLTRLPQSEARHIPYLLVGGVIKCGPFGDRRILPLEISPLSTGVLPGVASDTRCPQSGYIPTYVFDNPPASTNDCPDNEQSYRIEHKKDLFTLSDALGITSSAPGLLVGKLMPFQTAVMKTPENWDNFKARDGGGLDNLGLLPLLSREVANITVFVNSKHPIEPDCSGKKCKWRKPVTSYFEVTGTKKTGFLGQESSGSVNSSIAGVFQGNGEELVKRLAAQKRAGKIPFHCGEFPLSETNQLKLPSTYKPRICWVYLDRTEEWVKQLEGAEDSLVHALKTQQRPYRDFPHYATFLSEGSRGQAADLDKKEILAMGQLTTWTVCEIAQDLVAGVEVGCSREVRVGE, from the coding sequence ATGTCCGACCGACGACCCTCCGCCGCCCAGCTTCTGGGGTTGGTGCTCGCGACCTGTGGTCTCTGTGCCTTGGCAGCTGAGTCCATCGCCTCGGAGTTCCCTACGGAGATTTGCGCTGCTGCGGAGCTCTCCGGCTCGAGGACTCCGGAACGAGAGAGGCTGAAGCTCGGTGCCAACTATGGCGTCGCCTTCTCCGGCGGTGGGTCGCGCTCCGCGGCCGCCACCATCGGTCAGCTGCGGGGCCTTCATCGAGCGGGCTTGTTGCCTTCCATCGACTATTTCTCGGCGGTGTCCGGAGGAGCCTGGGCGGCGGTGCCTTACACCTACTACCAGGGGGGAGAGCCGGGTATCGAGACCTTTGTGGGGCTGGATCTCTATCGCCCCCCGGAGCTGCTCTCGGATGAGGATCTGGAGAGCCTGCCCGAGGGCTCGTTTGTGAAAGCCCTGGGTGGAGTGGGTTTCTTCGTGACCCGAGCCCCTTCGGCGCTGATCCGCGGCAAGGGCAACGAGATCTGGTCGGACATCGTCGGCAAGGAGCTTCTCGCCCCGTTCGGGCTCTACGATCGAAGGTATCTCTTCGCTTGGGACAAACCGGTCGGCGATTTCCTGACGCGGTTACCGCAGAGCGAGGCGCGTCATATCCCCTACCTCCTCGTCGGCGGTGTCATCAAGTGTGGTCCCTTTGGCGACCGCCGGATCCTCCCTCTGGAGATCTCCCCCCTTTCTACCGGGGTCCTTCCCGGTGTCGCCTCAGACACCCGTTGCCCGCAAAGTGGCTATATCCCCACCTACGTCTTTGACAATCCGCCAGCTTCCACCAACGACTGTCCCGATAACGAACAGAGCTACCGGATCGAGCATAAGAAGGATCTGTTCACCCTCTCCGATGCTCTCGGCATCACCAGCTCGGCACCAGGTCTCCTCGTCGGGAAGCTGATGCCGTTCCAGACGGCGGTGATGAAGACTCCGGAGAATTGGGACAACTTCAAAGCTCGCGATGGAGGAGGGCTCGATAACCTGGGCCTACTGCCCTTGCTCTCCCGCGAGGTCGCCAACATCACGGTCTTTGTGAACTCGAAGCACCCGATCGAGCCGGATTGCTCCGGAAAGAAGTGCAAATGGCGCAAGCCGGTGACCTCCTATTTCGAGGTTACCGGCACCAAGAAGACCGGCTTCCTCGGTCAGGAGTCGTCGGGATCCGTCAACTCGAGCATTGCAGGAGTTTTCCAGGGCAACGGTGAGGAGCTGGTGAAAAGGCTGGCTGCCCAAAAGCGTGCAGGCAAGATTCCCTTCCACTGCGGGGAGTTTCCGCTGAGTGAGACCAACCAGCTAAAACTACCCTCCACCTACAAGCCGAGGATCTGCTGGGTCTATCTCGATCGGACCGAGGAGTGGGTGAAGCAGCTGGAAGGCGCCGAGGATTCGCTGGTCCACGCGCTGAAAACCCAGCAGCGCCCCTACCGAGACTTCCCTCACTACGCCACCTTTCTTTCAGAAGGCAGTCGGGGCCAGGCCGCGGACCTGGACAAGAAAGAGATCCTCGCCATGGGGCAGTTGACGACCTGGACCGTTTGCGAGATCGCTCAGGATCTGGTGGCGGGGGTTGAGGTGGGGTGCTCGCGGGAGGTGCGGGTGGGGGAGTAG
- a CDS encoding glucose 1-dehydrogenase, with product MPYPGFDLTGRSAVVLGGTSGIGRALVDGLLEAGADVVASSRQQAPVDATAQAIEESGRKTLRLTSDVTDRASLEALREAVLDTFGKVDILINCAGRTRRTPTLEVGDDEWQAILDTNLTGTLRACQVFGAPMLERGYGRIVNIASLGTFVALYEVAAYTASKAGVAALTKSLAIEWGSRGVLVNAIAPGVFRTPLNQDLLDGTDRGREFQLRTPLGRFGKIEELAGAAIFLSSDAASFVNGEVLVVDGGFLASGVNQ from the coding sequence ATGCCCTACCCGGGATTCGACCTCACCGGACGCTCCGCCGTCGTCCTAGGCGGCACCTCCGGCATCGGCCGCGCGCTGGTGGACGGTCTCTTGGAAGCCGGCGCCGACGTCGTCGCTAGCTCCCGCCAGCAGGCCCCCGTCGACGCCACCGCCCAGGCCATCGAGGAGTCCGGCCGGAAAACCTTGCGGCTAACCTCCGACGTTACCGACCGCGCTTCCCTGGAAGCTCTTCGCGAGGCCGTCCTCGACACCTTCGGCAAGGTCGACATCCTGATCAACTGCGCCGGCCGCACCCGCCGCACTCCGACCCTCGAGGTCGGCGACGACGAGTGGCAGGCCATCCTCGACACCAACCTCACCGGCACCCTCCGCGCCTGTCAGGTCTTCGGCGCTCCCATGCTCGAGCGCGGCTACGGCCGCATCGTCAACATCGCTTCCTTGGGAACCTTCGTGGCCCTCTATGAGGTCGCCGCCTACACCGCCAGCAAGGCCGGCGTCGCCGCCCTCACCAAGTCCCTGGCCATCGAGTGGGGATCCCGCGGCGTCCTGGTCAACGCCATCGCCCCAGGCGTCTTCCGCACCCCCCTCAACCAAGACCTCCTCGACGGCACCGACCGCGGCCGCGAGTTCCAGCTCCGCACCCCCCTCGGCCGCTTCGGCAAGATCGAAGAACTAGCCGGCGCCGCCATCTTCCTCTCCTCCGACGCAGCGAGCTTCGTCAACGGCGAGGTGTTGGTGGTGGACGGCGGGTTCCTGGCCAGCGGGGTGAATCAGTAG
- a CDS encoding dihydrofolate reductase family protein has translation MRNLVYYIATTLDGFIARPDGSFDDFPWDDEFIRWLQEIYPETFPAPMRPDATRAENQAFDAVLMGRRTYEVGVRQDLTSPYPTLDQFVLSSTMEQSPDPAVTLVSEDVASFVADLKATPGKDIWLCGGSVLATSLFEAQLVDRVILKLNPVLFGEGIPLLDRRLATVTLTLESSRVFAGGHVLLDYRC, from the coding sequence ATGCGAAACCTCGTCTACTACATTGCCACCACCCTCGACGGCTTCATCGCTCGGCCGGACGGATCGTTCGATGACTTTCCGTGGGATGACGAGTTCATCCGGTGGCTGCAAGAGATCTATCCGGAGACCTTCCCTGCCCCCATGCGGCCGGATGCGACGCGGGCTGAGAACCAGGCTTTCGACGCTGTCCTCATGGGGCGGCGGACGTATGAAGTGGGGGTTCGTCAAGACCTGACGAGCCCGTATCCGACCCTGGACCAATTCGTCCTCTCCAGCACGATGGAGCAGTCGCCGGATCCAGCCGTCACGTTGGTGTCGGAGGATGTCGCCTCCTTCGTGGCGGACCTCAAAGCTACGCCGGGCAAGGACATCTGGCTGTGTGGCGGGAGTGTGTTGGCTACGAGCCTGTTCGAGGCTCAGCTGGTTGACCGGGTGATCCTGAAGCTGAACCCGGTGCTCTTCGGTGAGGGCATTCCCCTTCTGGATCGACGTTTGGCGACAGTGACGCTGACCTTGGAGTCGAGTCGGGTATTTGCTGGCGGGCACGTGTTGCTCGACTACCGGTGTTAG